One Myxococcus stipitatus DNA segment encodes these proteins:
- a CDS encoding ribonuclease HI family protein yields MPAPSLVDILRHIAREEPLSSTVRAFRGLTREHLGQLLEEAAVRLGGEPTPRDAQQGAPQVSAPEQAPSPAEALSRLRVYSDGAARGNPGPAGAGAVLMDPTGHVVARLGRFLGTQTNNYAEYMGLLLGLKHARSLGAREVDVFADSELLIRQLGGRYQVKSPTLKPLFDEARRLLEGFTRVKLHHVPRARNADADAMSNRAIDERL; encoded by the coding sequence ATGCCCGCGCCGTCCCTCGTCGACATCCTCCGCCACATCGCGCGCGAGGAGCCCCTCTCGTCGACGGTGCGGGCCTTCCGAGGCCTCACCCGGGAGCACCTGGGACAGCTCCTCGAGGAGGCCGCCGTGAGGCTCGGCGGAGAGCCGACGCCGCGCGACGCCCAGCAGGGCGCGCCGCAGGTGTCCGCCCCCGAGCAGGCCCCCTCCCCCGCGGAGGCCCTTTCGAGGCTGCGCGTCTATTCGGACGGCGCGGCGCGAGGCAACCCGGGGCCGGCGGGCGCTGGCGCGGTGCTGATGGACCCCACAGGCCACGTGGTGGCGCGGCTGGGACGCTTCCTCGGGACCCAGACGAACAACTACGCCGAGTACATGGGCCTGCTGCTGGGCCTGAAGCACGCCCGCTCGCTGGGCGCGCGCGAGGTGGACGTGTTCGCCGACAGCGAGCTGCTCATCCGCCAGCTGGGCGGGCGCTACCAGGTGAAGAGCCCCACGCTCAAGCCCCTGTTCGACGAGGCGCGCCGGCTGCTGGAGGGCTTCACCCGCGTGAAGCTGCACCACGTGCCGCGCGCCCGGAACGCGGACGCGGACGCCATGAGCAACCGCGCCATCGACGAGCGGCTGTAG
- a CDS encoding zinc ribbon domain-containing protein produces the protein MREKLKALAELQNVDLEVASLRKAADVHPRQIAELERELGVARSAIEAERARVADTERQKAQHEQTIADEKDKVKKWEARLSEQRSTREYSALAREIDIAKKANLTMAEELTELTKKLGADREAIKAKEAEFATKQQGLSSRMAELRGKLGEAEAQVKALEGRRQGVANNVDATLLRRYEVVRKKKLPALVGVVAGTCQGCNMNVPPQLYNQLRTSLGTDICPSCNRIIYAVEALQETQAK, from the coding sequence TTGCGGGAGAAATTGAAGGCGCTGGCGGAGCTTCAGAATGTGGACCTCGAGGTCGCATCGCTCCGGAAGGCCGCGGATGTCCACCCCCGTCAGATTGCCGAGCTGGAGCGCGAGCTCGGCGTGGCTCGCAGCGCCATCGAGGCCGAGCGTGCTCGCGTCGCCGACACCGAGCGACAGAAGGCGCAGCACGAGCAGACCATCGCTGACGAGAAGGACAAGGTGAAGAAGTGGGAGGCCCGCCTGAGCGAACAGCGCTCGACGCGGGAGTACTCCGCCCTGGCGCGGGAAATCGACATCGCCAAGAAGGCCAACCTCACGATGGCGGAGGAGCTGACCGAGCTGACGAAGAAGCTCGGCGCGGACCGCGAGGCCATCAAGGCCAAGGAGGCCGAGTTCGCGACGAAGCAGCAGGGTCTGTCGAGCCGGATGGCGGAGCTGCGCGGCAAGCTGGGCGAGGCCGAGGCGCAGGTGAAGGCGCTCGAGGGCCGTCGCCAGGGCGTGGCCAACAACGTGGACGCCACGCTGCTGCGGCGCTACGAGGTGGTGCGCAAGAAGAAGCTGCCCGCGCTGGTCGGCGTGGTGGCGGGCACCTGCCAGGGCTGCAACATGAACGTCCCGCCCCAGCTCTACAACCAGCTGCGCACCTCGCTGGGCACGGACATCTGCCCGTCCTGCAACCGCATCATCTACGCGGTCGAGGCGCTGCAGGAAACGCAGGCGAAGTAG
- a CDS encoding FYDLN acid domain-containing protein has protein sequence MPAKDLGTKFVCYKCQTKFYDMKKPDPLCPKCGADQRESPALKPQPEGRRGRLAAAPKVIEPIEPEEPASASEEEEEDLDSFDDDEAAAESEEDEP, from the coding sequence ATGCCGGCGAAGGACCTTGGAACGAAGTTCGTCTGCTACAAGTGCCAGACGAAGTTCTACGACATGAAGAAGCCCGACCCGCTGTGCCCCAAGTGTGGCGCGGACCAGCGGGAGAGCCCTGCGCTCAAGCCGCAGCCCGAAGGGCGGCGGGGACGTCTGGCCGCTGCGCCGAAGGTCATCGAGCCCATCGAGCCCGAGGAGCCAGCCTCCGCCAGTGAGGAAGAGGAGGAGGACCTCGACTCGTTCGACGATGACGAAGCCGCGGCCGAATCCGAAGAGGACGAGCCCTAG
- a CDS encoding AgmX/PglI C-terminal domain-containing protein, with the protein MNFTCDNCQKRYSIADEKVRGKTVKVRCKNCQNVITVEGPAAEESTRVVSLADVERLRAQERSLAEPAASAPAPAPVAAPAVAKAPPAALQTPWDDEPTRAAPLRATGSPWFVMVRNKQEGPLDEGGLRELIATGAISGRSFFWQQGMADWKRGSDVPELAALFAPPPAPEPPAPPPPPPAPEPAPRAAARSTRREPEPQPFQEPEPQFPQEPEPEQPQPQQRAWVPEEDPDTTYFGDPNAREQEETQPQPQPRRGGQAAAASSAAPLNELFSDLDLPERGEDGDGSHEDPMAALGGGDEKESKPREDTRHFAKKAGVTRRNSPAKYALFAVLMIALPIAVLYVLSDALEIVPLRVATVDRAGKPVQRSVFSGEGMGALRDKLLGKAPPAPTAPVVAPKPAPKPTAAPEPPKAEEPAAPAAGNEGAAAPAPSSEQLAAVYADGEKKDVAPEARKDAPVAAADSEDVGGPSDEEVERVVEQTQEAFRDCVEQELKRNPGFRGVKATLTATVGASGKVKAATLSRKELNNGGSTVGACIRERAKAMVFSKFSGDDVDLEIPLVLSGR; encoded by the coding sequence TTGAACTTCACCTGCGACAACTGCCAGAAGCGGTACTCCATCGCGGACGAAAAAGTCCGCGGCAAGACGGTCAAGGTCCGCTGCAAGAACTGCCAGAACGTCATCACCGTCGAAGGACCCGCCGCAGAAGAGAGCACCCGCGTGGTGTCGCTCGCGGACGTGGAGCGGCTGCGCGCCCAGGAGCGCTCCTTGGCCGAGCCCGCCGCCAGCGCTCCGGCGCCCGCGCCCGTCGCCGCGCCCGCCGTGGCGAAGGCGCCGCCCGCCGCGCTCCAGACCCCCTGGGACGACGAGCCCACGCGCGCCGCGCCGCTGCGCGCCACCGGCTCGCCCTGGTTCGTCATGGTGCGCAACAAGCAGGAGGGCCCGCTCGACGAGGGAGGCCTGCGTGAGCTGATCGCCACCGGCGCCATCAGCGGGCGCAGCTTCTTCTGGCAGCAGGGCATGGCGGACTGGAAGCGCGGCTCGGACGTCCCGGAGCTCGCCGCCCTGTTCGCGCCGCCTCCCGCGCCGGAGCCTCCCGCGCCGCCGCCTCCGCCCCCCGCGCCGGAGCCCGCGCCGCGCGCCGCCGCGCGCTCCACCCGCCGCGAGCCGGAGCCTCAGCCCTTCCAAGAGCCGGAGCCCCAGTTCCCGCAGGAGCCGGAGCCCGAGCAGCCCCAGCCGCAGCAGCGCGCCTGGGTGCCCGAGGAGGATCCGGACACCACGTACTTCGGCGACCCGAACGCGCGGGAGCAGGAGGAGACCCAGCCTCAGCCCCAGCCTCGTCGGGGTGGGCAGGCCGCCGCCGCGAGCAGCGCGGCGCCGCTCAACGAGCTGTTCTCCGACCTGGACCTGCCCGAGCGCGGCGAGGACGGCGACGGCTCGCACGAGGACCCGATGGCCGCGCTGGGCGGCGGCGACGAGAAGGAGAGCAAGCCGCGCGAGGACACGCGCCACTTCGCCAAGAAGGCGGGCGTCACGCGCCGCAACTCCCCGGCGAAGTACGCCCTCTTCGCGGTGTTGATGATCGCCCTGCCCATCGCGGTGCTCTACGTCCTGTCGGACGCGCTCGAAATCGTGCCGCTGCGCGTGGCCACGGTGGACCGGGCGGGCAAGCCGGTGCAGCGCTCCGTCTTCTCCGGCGAGGGCATGGGCGCGCTGCGTGACAAGCTCTTGGGCAAGGCGCCGCCCGCGCCCACGGCGCCCGTCGTGGCGCCCAAGCCCGCCCCCAAGCCCACGGCGGCGCCCGAGCCGCCCAAGGCCGAGGAGCCCGCCGCGCCCGCCGCGGGGAACGAGGGGGCCGCCGCGCCCGCTCCCTCCTCCGAGCAGCTCGCGGCGGTCTACGCCGACGGGGAGAAGAAGGACGTCGCCCCCGAAGCGCGCAAGGACGCGCCGGTGGCGGCCGCGGACAGCGAGGACGTGGGCGGCCCGTCCGACGAGGAGGTCGAGCGCGTGGTGGAGCAGACGCAGGAGGCGTTCCGCGACTGTGTCGAGCAGGAGCTCAAGCGCAACCCCGGCTTCCGCGGCGTCAAGGCCACGCTCACCGCGACGGTGGGCGCCTCCGGCAAGGTGAAGGCGGCGACCCTCAGCCGCAAGGAGCTCAACAACGGCGGCTCGACGGTGGGCGCCTGCATCCGGGAGCGCGCCAAGGCGATGGTCTTCTCCAAGTTCTCCGGGGACGACGTGGACCTGGAGATTCCGCTGGTGCTCTCCGGGCGGTAG
- a CDS encoding DUF3006 domain-containing protein has translation MKPRSPKVRATVDRIEDDLAVLVVDGREVTRPLASLPEGVREGDVLDLESLEVDREATEALRAEVDQARQRALRGKTPPPGDFDL, from the coding sequence ATGAAGCCCCGCTCCCCCAAGGTCCGCGCCACCGTGGACCGCATCGAGGATGACCTCGCGGTACTCGTCGTGGACGGGCGCGAGGTGACGCGTCCCCTCGCCTCGCTCCCGGAGGGCGTGCGCGAGGGAGACGTCCTGGACCTGGAATCGCTGGAGGTGGACCGCGAGGCCACCGAGGCCCTGCGCGCCGAGGTGGACCAGGCGCGCCAACGGGCCCTGCGCGGCAAGACGCCGCCGCCGGGCGACTTCGACCTCTGA
- a CDS encoding ComEC/Rec2 family competence protein: MSPRHLALLGTLLFLTACKEPPPPARTESKRYFGTPPDGKLHVYFFDVGQGDAALIVSPEGHTVLVDTGPATAANHLVNRLPELLSKPLDLVILTHPHNDHHGALEPVLKRVGARQLMEPQLPKAPDAYDALLTAVSERGVQVISPAPPTATPNAPQRIALGKDVALTVLWPRAPSDALLESEDASLEVNSIILRLSYGQTSVLLMGDALAQTEEYLLARDVTVQSTLLKVGAHGMARATSAPFLSRVGARAAVISVGANNEFKAPAAATLERLKAAGTQVFRTDIDGEVQVVSDGTVLTVTPQTLPKGAPADTRYTLEGRGPTPEPTVWAGKPLSQPAPAPAVEQPVEAPVAKTEPTPAAPPGGKKYKGPFHASRLRQLFHVPECRAAHSIAQKNLVIYKTREEADHANRVPHDCIP; encoded by the coding sequence ATGAGTCCGCGTCATCTCGCACTCCTCGGAACCCTGCTGTTCCTGACGGCCTGCAAGGAGCCCCCACCTCCCGCCCGGACGGAGTCCAAGCGCTACTTCGGCACGCCCCCGGACGGGAAGCTGCATGTCTACTTCTTCGACGTGGGCCAGGGAGACGCCGCGCTCATCGTGTCGCCGGAGGGGCACACGGTGCTGGTGGACACCGGCCCGGCGACCGCCGCCAACCACCTGGTGAACCGGCTGCCGGAGCTGCTCAGCAAGCCGCTCGACCTGGTCATCCTCACCCACCCGCACAACGACCACCACGGCGCGCTGGAGCCCGTGCTGAAGCGGGTGGGCGCGCGCCAGCTGATGGAGCCCCAGCTCCCCAAGGCGCCGGACGCCTATGACGCCCTGCTCACCGCCGTCAGCGAGCGCGGCGTGCAGGTCATCTCCCCCGCGCCCCCCACGGCCACGCCCAACGCGCCCCAGCGCATCGCCCTGGGCAAGGACGTCGCCCTGACGGTGCTGTGGCCCCGCGCGCCGTCGGACGCGCTGCTGGAGTCGGAGGACGCCTCGCTGGAGGTCAACTCCATCATCCTGCGACTGTCGTACGGGCAGACGTCCGTGCTCCTCATGGGCGACGCCCTGGCGCAGACGGAGGAGTACCTGCTGGCGCGCGACGTCACCGTGCAGTCCACCCTGCTCAAGGTGGGCGCGCACGGGATGGCCCGCGCCACCTCCGCGCCCTTCCTCTCCCGCGTGGGCGCGCGCGCCGCCGTCATCTCCGTGGGCGCGAACAACGAGTTCAAGGCCCCCGCTGCCGCCACGCTGGAGCGGCTGAAGGCGGCGGGCACGCAGGTCTTCCGCACGGACATCGACGGCGAGGTGCAGGTGGTCAGCGACGGCACGGTGCTCACCGTCACGCCGCAGACGCTGCCCAAGGGCGCCCCCGCGGACACCCGCTACACCCTGGAGGGGCGGGGCCCCACGCCGGAGCCGACCGTCTGGGCCGGCAAGCCCCTGAGCCAGCCCGCGCCGGCGCCCGCCGTCGAGCAGCCCGTGGAGGCGCCCGTCGCGAAGACGGAGCCCACGCCCGCCGCCCCGCCGGGCGGGAAGAAGTACAAGGGCCCCTTCCACGCCAGCCGGCTCCGGCAGCTGTTCCACGTGCCCGAGTGCCGGGCCGCGCACTCCATCGCCCAGAAGAACCTCGTCATCTACAAGACGCGCGAGGAAGCCGACCACGCCAACCGCGTCCCCCACGACTGCATCCCATGA